A section of the Hirschia baltica ATCC 49814 genome encodes:
- a CDS encoding Cif family virulence factor: MKHFFLRQLFLTTLAAWGCTSASADMIDEVRAAHNKAFTAGMLEEKLEIVVSSFAENGRVMPEYQETGLGKEQISQYYEAFFERFDTKKFIKTTDEVLNLGHLIVEIGSFQTDLIVTETSEEKSLTGTYFDVWETQEDGSTKLFSSAWNYDAAFDGIRSLMHFSDIESTPAQRIPGITVSDELSYEVSALSEFNDVLMKRQQPETLMWIYAEDAAYAPHDAPIVKGRDAIAAFLKNYTSYWVPFDFVDVSVDRLDKTQWGAISYTSYNLRWIGGDQTGVATGKGIRIWKRSKDGQLQSYRQIAMHDF, translated from the coding sequence GTGAAGCATTTTTTTCTACGACAATTATTTTTGACAACGTTAGCAGCGTGGGGATGTACATCTGCGAGTGCCGACATGATTGATGAGGTTCGGGCGGCTCATAACAAGGCATTTACTGCAGGGATGCTGGAAGAGAAATTGGAAATCGTGGTCAGCAGTTTTGCCGAAAATGGACGTGTCATGCCAGAATATCAGGAAACTGGTTTAGGCAAGGAGCAGATCTCTCAATATTATGAGGCTTTTTTTGAACGATTTGATACCAAGAAATTTATCAAGACGACCGATGAAGTTTTAAACCTTGGTCATCTGATCGTTGAAATCGGTTCATTTCAAACCGATTTGATCGTCACTGAAACATCCGAAGAAAAATCTTTGACCGGCACATATTTTGATGTGTGGGAAACACAAGAGGATGGTTCGACAAAGCTGTTTTCTTCCGCATGGAATTATGATGCTGCATTTGATGGTATCAGATCATTAATGCACTTTTCAGACATAGAAAGCACACCTGCACAACGGATTCCCGGCATAACTGTGTCCGATGAATTAAGCTATGAAGTATCGGCGTTGAGCGAATTCAATGATGTTCTGATGAAGCGTCAGCAACCCGAAACATTGATGTGGATTTATGCTGAAGATGCGGCCTATGCGCCACATGATGCACCTATTGTGAAGGGTCGTGATGCTATTGCAGCTTTCTTGAAAAATTACACGTCATATTGGGTGCCATTTGATTTTGTCGATGTCTCAGTTGATCGGTTAGACAAAACGCAATGGGGTGCCATCTCTTATACAAGCTATAATTTGCGTTGGATTGGGGGCGATCAAACTGGCGTCGCAACTGGTAAAGGTATTCGTATCTGGAAGCGCTCAAAAGACGGGCAATTGCAGAGCTATAGGCAGATTGCGATGCATGATTTTTAG
- a CDS encoding low molecular weight protein tyrosine phosphatase family protein, whose translation MPHNRTRDWRRANARRHLKSDKQSNNTFNWPPKKWKHLHIRATKLHRARQIGKIWPNKEWTSLMKDSAPVKILFVCSKNQWRSPTGEAIFRNVEGISTRSAGTSRNAKHPINIKDIRWADLILAMEQKHLSRIKADFRDETRYKQVHTLNIPDEYQFMNPDLIQLLETKTAAILNELKL comes from the coding sequence ATGCCACACAATCGCACCAGAGACTGGCGACGAGCCAATGCGCGTCGACACCTCAAATCGGACAAACAATCAAATAATACATTTAACTGGCCCCCTAAAAAGTGGAAGCATTTACATATACGTGCCACCAAACTTCATCGCGCACGCCAAATCGGCAAAATCTGGCCTAATAAGGAATGGACCTCCCTCATGAAAGATTCTGCGCCCGTCAAAATCCTTTTCGTTTGCTCGAAAAACCAATGGCGCAGCCCAACAGGAGAAGCAATTTTTCGCAATGTTGAGGGGATTTCAACACGCTCTGCCGGCACGAGCCGAAATGCTAAACATCCAATCAATATCAAAGATATACGTTGGGCCGATCTGATCCTTGCCATGGAACAAAAGCACCTCTCCAGGATCAAAGCAGACTTTCGTGATGAAACACGCTATAAGCAAGTTCACACACTAAATATTCCTGACGAATACCAATTCATGAACCCAGACTTGATACAATTGCTTGAAACCAAAACGGCAGCTATCCTGAATGAATTGAAACTATAA
- a CDS encoding DUF1828 domain-containing protein, which produces MNVEQVCKEFCSGLKATEVPMGLAIATPFKGEDGDAVSIYMRKQVGIEARVRFEEDGQLLAKLAEEGFTADTQTRSSAFSSLLKKHGAFFDEEEWLIHSEYVAEEQAPAAFLRFLELMVRIDDLKLLSKTTVARAFKDDLKEFLEANFSDNFEIQEEESAIDGADNYVSDFVMKTLTGRTLAIYAVSSEVKALEALLLWQEAIRLNVKDLTILAVLENSKPQGLRQNTMSRLMNSDVNLAAFDNAQSDLVKKMERQLEISEGSKYHPES; this is translated from the coding sequence ATGAATGTCGAGCAGGTATGCAAAGAGTTTTGTTCAGGTTTGAAAGCGACTGAAGTTCCTATGGGATTGGCGATAGCTACGCCTTTCAAAGGAGAAGACGGTGATGCAGTATCGATATACATGAGAAAACAGGTTGGAATTGAGGCGCGTGTTCGTTTCGAAGAAGATGGTCAGCTTTTAGCTAAACTGGCTGAAGAGGGGTTTACCGCTGACACTCAAACACGATCATCAGCTTTCAGTTCTCTCTTGAAAAAACATGGAGCTTTTTTTGATGAAGAAGAATGGTTGATACATTCTGAATACGTTGCGGAAGAGCAAGCGCCAGCAGCATTTCTTCGCTTCTTAGAGTTGATGGTAAGAATTGATGATTTGAAGTTATTATCGAAAACTACCGTTGCCCGTGCTTTTAAAGATGACCTTAAAGAGTTTCTTGAGGCCAATTTTTCTGATAATTTTGAAATTCAGGAAGAAGAGAGTGCTATAGATGGCGCTGATAATTATGTTTCTGATTTTGTAATGAAAACTTTAACTGGCAGAACTCTGGCGATCTACGCAGTATCGTCTGAGGTGAAGGCTCTGGAAGCATTATTGCTATGGCAAGAAGCTATTCGACTAAATGTTAAGGACCTCACTATTTTAGCTGTCTTAGAAAATTCAAAACCTCAAGGGCTCAGGCAGAATACTATGTCCAGATTGATGAACAGTGACGTTAACTTGGCTGCTTTTGACAATGCTCAGTCTGATCTTGTTAAAAAGATGGAAAGACAATTGGAAATCTCTGAGGGGAGTAAATACCACCCAGAAAGTTGA
- a CDS encoding NAD-glutamate dehydrogenase yields the protein MAFQATNSSLAFAAEEILNSAAIKTKTKQSAKKLEARNEFLKQFCNSASMDEFAPFSADDAAINAIELWNFSLSLNTDQRTIRSRPCLGADEKDMQRHVFEIVGPDIPFLVDSAVAALVEAGVEITAIVHPVVDGSSLIQIHTPPLSNLRAAEIEKLLKLTFNDVSLATLDHDAMKKAMRDAAASILKMPVIEGRSSEELEEYANFLTWLEQDHFFFLGARTYSYSNNASSETGETTVLEPKIVGKGMGILQDVNRHVLSHGTEPAVLTPRIRSFLNEPSPIIVTKSNVRSRVHRRVYADYVGVKQLDKSGKVIGEIRFLGLFTAAAYTRMAKDVPLIRRKIQRVKEILDVGSSSYSTNALNNVLETYPRDELFQISEDDLARFSYSILSLYQRPRTRLFIRKDQFDRFVSALLFTPRDNYSPELRRQAHTAIAEAYEGRESAFYPSFNDGPLARVHFIIGLSPGHAEPDIDALDIKLRQMAESWEDGLARADRLLETPTPHLLGHHFNAAYKEAFAPEEAIKDLSLINNMKDDEEVLVRAYPSSKIGTTRCKIYRKNDVLELSDMVPVLENMGLRVLSETGFPIVSNADQDSRTTVWIHDLELQFSNPDTILDHKFEDAFVAVWNGHTEDDRFNQLVLHLGISWRQAALIRTLCRYRQQTGMDASQEVQINALVNHPEISSELVNLFDQRFDPSTGPENAAELKDRKIAGDLTSEAIVKALEHVSSLDDDRVLRRTMHLINAIQRTNFYQLTNDGVHYPHISIKIASQELEDLPAPKPFREIFVWSPVVEGVHLRFGPVARGGLRWSDRRDDFRTEVLGLVKAQQVKNAVIVPVGSKGGFFPKQLPTTGTREDFINGGIDAYKIFISALLQLTDNIKDGVAVRPQNVFAWDGDDPYLVVAADKGTATFSDIANGLSQAHEFWLDDAFASGGSVGYDHKKMGITARGAWEAVKRHFREMDKDIQNEPFTVIGIGDMSGDVFGNGMLLSKQTKLLAAFNHLHIFVDPSPDTATSYAERKRLFEMGRSSWTDYNSDLLSKGGKIFARADKSVELTPEIMEMTGLTEKSVTPGTLIRAILRMHAELLWFGGIGTYVKSEDEVHSQAGDKANDHLRLNGKELNVKVIGEGANLGVTQKGRIEFSRNGGRINTDAIDNSAGVDSSDHEVNIKILLTEAINAGELKVENRDALLASMTDDVAEHVLVNNYDQTGALTIMESSAVADLDAHAQFMSTLEAEDKLNRAVEFLPDTDAIAALKEQGLGLTRPEMSVLLAYAKNDLFAAIVDSDAPDDPAFQEYLKTYFPAALNKYDIPRANHRLKREIIATRLANRLVNMTGPVYPYEMRDASSVNIGTLVRASEAARAIFGLDDLCDRIDALDNKAPAEAQTLMRREIIGTLRQLTAGLVQPILRGDELADLVTNYTKGVVTLQASLYSCLSQFVQERIRNRADGFIAAGAPEDIAMDAASIRILATAREAVDVSRKTGWDIIPTARIQHALDEVIGLDKMRAAVRDIQLDGHWERLALQRVGDALPAQQSALSELVIMHAQKDGHKPETLSFDTAKEAVEMWLAPLKVEVNRVTGPIDQFDASDSWTLAKLVLVGDALREFVQNSVDRV from the coding sequence ATGGCATTTCAGGCGACGAATTCCAGTTTAGCATTTGCTGCAGAGGAAATTCTAAATTCAGCAGCAATAAAAACAAAGACGAAGCAAAGCGCAAAAAAACTCGAAGCTAGAAATGAATTTCTAAAACAGTTCTGTAATAGCGCGTCGATGGATGAATTTGCACCATTCTCGGCTGATGATGCTGCGATAAATGCGATAGAGCTTTGGAATTTTTCACTCAGCCTAAATACAGATCAACGCACAATTCGTTCCCGACCTTGCCTTGGGGCTGATGAAAAAGACATGCAACGCCATGTCTTTGAAATTGTCGGACCCGATATTCCATTCCTCGTTGATAGTGCCGTTGCCGCTCTGGTTGAAGCCGGTGTTGAAATCACAGCCATCGTGCATCCCGTTGTCGACGGATCATCTCTAATTCAGATACACACTCCGCCCCTATCTAACTTGCGTGCCGCTGAGATAGAAAAACTCTTAAAGCTCACTTTCAATGATGTGTCTCTTGCCACGCTAGATCATGATGCAATGAAGAAAGCCATGCGTGACGCCGCGGCTTCAATTTTAAAAATGCCCGTCATTGAAGGCAGAAGTTCGGAAGAACTCGAAGAATACGCCAATTTCCTAACTTGGTTAGAACAGGATCACTTTTTCTTCCTTGGAGCACGCACTTATAGCTACTCCAACAATGCCTCTTCAGAAACAGGCGAAACAACTGTACTCGAACCGAAAATTGTCGGCAAAGGAATGGGCATACTTCAGGATGTGAACCGCCATGTTCTTTCCCACGGAACAGAACCAGCCGTCCTGACACCACGTATCCGATCTTTCTTAAATGAACCTTCGCCAATTATTGTTACGAAATCGAATGTGCGTTCTCGCGTGCACCGCCGCGTATATGCTGATTATGTCGGCGTAAAACAATTAGACAAAAGCGGGAAAGTTATTGGAGAAATCCGCTTTCTAGGATTGTTCACAGCAGCGGCCTACACCCGAATGGCAAAGGATGTCCCACTCATCCGCCGCAAAATCCAACGCGTCAAAGAAATTCTGGATGTGGGAAGTTCTAGCTATTCTACAAATGCACTCAACAATGTTTTAGAAACCTACCCCCGAGATGAATTGTTCCAAATCTCGGAAGATGATCTTGCGCGTTTCTCATATAGTATTCTGAGTCTGTATCAGCGTCCCCGCACACGGCTATTCATTCGTAAAGATCAATTTGACCGATTTGTATCGGCACTACTTTTCACTCCGCGTGACAATTATTCACCAGAACTTCGGCGCCAAGCCCACACTGCAATAGCAGAAGCTTATGAAGGTCGCGAGTCTGCTTTCTACCCTAGCTTTAATGACGGGCCGCTTGCACGTGTACACTTTATCATTGGTTTAAGCCCTGGACACGCAGAACCCGATATTGATGCCCTCGACATAAAACTACGCCAGATGGCTGAATCGTGGGAAGATGGATTGGCCCGCGCCGACCGTTTGCTAGAAACGCCAACGCCTCACCTTCTTGGACACCATTTCAACGCAGCTTACAAAGAAGCTTTTGCGCCAGAAGAAGCCATCAAAGACTTATCTCTCATAAACAATATGAAAGATGATGAAGAAGTTTTGGTTAGAGCTTACCCAAGCTCTAAAATAGGCACAACTCGCTGTAAAATATACAGAAAAAATGATGTTTTAGAACTATCAGACATGGTGCCGGTATTAGAAAACATGGGTTTACGAGTCCTATCCGAAACCGGATTTCCGATAGTATCTAATGCTGACCAAGACAGCCGCACTACAGTTTGGATACATGACCTAGAGCTTCAATTTTCAAATCCAGACACAATTCTTGATCACAAATTCGAAGATGCATTTGTTGCCGTCTGGAATGGACACACTGAAGATGACCGCTTCAATCAACTTGTCCTTCACCTTGGCATTTCTTGGCGCCAAGCCGCACTTATCCGTACTCTTTGCAGATATCGTCAACAAACAGGAATGGACGCATCTCAAGAGGTGCAAATCAATGCACTTGTGAACCATCCTGAAATTTCGTCAGAACTCGTCAACCTTTTTGATCAACGCTTTGATCCATCAACTGGTCCAGAAAATGCGGCTGAACTCAAAGATAGAAAAATCGCCGGTGATCTCACCAGCGAAGCCATAGTCAAAGCATTAGAACACGTGTCTTCATTAGATGATGATCGTGTTTTACGCCGGACCATGCATTTGATAAATGCCATTCAGCGCACGAATTTCTATCAGCTCACAAATGACGGTGTGCACTACCCGCATATCTCCATTAAAATCGCCAGTCAGGAGCTAGAAGATCTACCTGCGCCTAAACCATTTAGAGAAATTTTTGTTTGGTCTCCTGTCGTTGAAGGTGTCCACTTGCGCTTTGGTCCAGTCGCACGCGGTGGACTTCGCTGGTCCGACCGCCGAGATGATTTCCGCACAGAGGTATTAGGGCTGGTTAAAGCTCAGCAAGTGAAGAATGCTGTTATTGTGCCGGTTGGATCTAAAGGTGGCTTCTTCCCGAAACAATTACCGACAACAGGCACTCGCGAAGACTTTATCAATGGCGGAATAGACGCCTATAAGATTTTCATCTCAGCCCTCCTCCAACTAACCGACAACATCAAAGATGGCGTTGCTGTACGCCCGCAAAATGTATTCGCTTGGGATGGAGATGACCCCTATCTTGTTGTCGCAGCCGATAAAGGCACAGCCACTTTCTCCGACATTGCAAACGGTCTTTCACAAGCTCATGAATTCTGGCTTGATGATGCCTTCGCATCCGGTGGATCTGTCGGATATGACCACAAAAAAATGGGCATCACCGCACGCGGTGCATGGGAGGCAGTAAAACGCCATTTCCGTGAGATGGACAAAGACATCCAAAACGAGCCTTTCACAGTCATTGGTATTGGTGACATGTCTGGTGACGTGTTTGGAAATGGAATGCTCCTGTCAAAGCAAACTAAATTGCTTGCAGCCTTCAACCATCTACACATTTTCGTAGACCCCTCCCCAGACACTGCAACGAGTTATGCAGAACGCAAACGCCTGTTTGAAATGGGACGTTCATCATGGACAGATTACAATAGTGATCTTCTTTCCAAAGGCGGAAAGATCTTTGCACGCGCTGATAAATCGGTCGAACTCACACCCGAAATTATGGAAATGACCGGTCTAACTGAAAAATCAGTTACGCCCGGGACATTGATCCGCGCAATCTTACGGATGCATGCAGAATTACTCTGGTTTGGTGGCATTGGTACTTATGTCAAATCCGAAGATGAAGTCCATTCCCAAGCTGGAGACAAAGCAAACGACCATCTGCGGCTCAATGGAAAAGAACTCAATGTAAAAGTCATTGGTGAAGGCGCAAATCTCGGCGTCACCCAAAAGGGCCGGATCGAATTTTCCCGCAATGGCGGACGCATCAACACGGATGCTATTGATAACTCAGCCGGCGTAGACAGTTCTGACCATGAGGTAAATATCAAAATTCTTCTCACCGAAGCCATTAATGCGGGTGAGTTGAAAGTTGAAAACCGTGACGCACTTCTTGCATCCATGACAGATGATGTGGCTGAACATGTATTGGTCAACAACTATGATCAAACAGGTGCTTTAACGATTATGGAAAGCAGCGCCGTTGCGGATCTGGATGCACATGCACAATTTATGTCGACTCTGGAAGCAGAAGATAAATTAAACCGCGCTGTGGAATTCCTCCCAGATACTGATGCAATTGCTGCTTTGAAGGAACAAGGATTAGGGCTAACGCGCCCTGAAATGTCTGTTCTATTAGCCTATGCGAAGAATGATCTTTTTGCTGCCATTGTGGACAGTGATGCGCCCGATGATCCAGCGTTTCAGGAATATCTCAAAACCTATTTCCCTGCTGCGCTGAATAAATATGATATACCCCGCGCAAACCATCGGCTGAAACGGGAAATCATTGCCACACGATTAGCCAATCGTCTCGTCAATATGACTGGGCCTGTTTATCCTTATGAAATGCGCGATGCTTCTTCGGTCAACATCGGCACACTTGTACGTGCTTCAGAGGCTGCACGGGCTATATTTGGTCTTGATGATCTATGCGATCGTATTGATGCCTTGGACAACAAGGCACCAGCAGAAGCGCAAACACTTATGCGTCGCGAAATTATAGGAACTTTGCGTCAGCTGACTGCCGGCTTGGTGCAACCTATTCTTCGCGGTGATGAATTAGCTGATCTGGTGACAAACTACACAAAAGGTGTTGTCACGCTTCAAGCATCACTATACTCATGCCTTAGCCAATTTGTGCAAGAACGCATCCGCAATCGCGCGGATGGTTTCATTGCTGCAGGCGCTCCAGAAGACATTGCTATGGATGCAGCCAGTATACGCATTCTTGCAACAGCCAGAGAAGCTGTGGATGTGTCGAGGAAAACAGGCTGGGACATCATACCAACAGCCCGCATTCAACACGCACTGGACGAAGTTATAGGCTTGGACAAAATGCGTGCTGCCGTAAGGGACATTCAGTTAGATGGTCACTGGGAACGGCTTGCTCTTCAACGTGTGGGGGATGCACTTCCCGCACAACAATCTGCACTTTCTGAATTGGTTATCATGCACGCCCAAAAGGACGGGCACAAACCTGAAACACTGAGTTTCGATACCGCAAAAGAAGCTGTAGAGATGTGGCTGGCTCCTCTTAAGGTTGAAGTAAACCGCGTCACAGGACCAATTGATCAATTTGACGCCTCAGATAGCTGGACTTTAGCCAAATTGGTTTTAGTTGGTGATGCTTTGCGAGAATTTGTTCAAAATTCTGTTGATAGAGTGTAA
- the lepA gene encoding translation elongation factor 4 encodes MISRDKIRNFSIVAHIDHGKSTLADRLIQVTGGLTEREMTAQVLDSMDIERERGITIKAQTVRLDYTAEDGETYILNLMDTPGHVDFTYEVSRCLNACEGSLLVVDASQGVEAQTLANVYQAIDANHEIVPILNKIDLPAAEPERVKEQIEDVIGIDASDAVEMSAKTGLGVPDVLEAIIKRLPPPKDGDENAPLKASLVDAYYDPYMGVVVIVRIMDGVMKKKQRVKMLKTGASYELDRVGYFRPGRLQDADALYPGEVGFLTASIKEVADCAVGDTITDVKRPCEGALPGFKEVQPVVFCGLFPVDAADFDDLRNAMGKLRLNDASFSWEMESSAALGFGFRCGFLGLLHLEIIQERLSREFDLDLIATAPSVVYEMEMRDGSMIELHNPADMPDVMQIMEIREPWISSTIMTPDEYLGGILKLCQERRGLQTDLSYVGTRAMVKYELPLNEVVFDFYDRLKSISKGYASFDYQVKEHRAEDLVKMSILVNEEPVDALSMLVHRSRAEGRGRAMCERLKDLIPRHQFKIPIQAAIGGKVIARETIAAMRKDVTAKCYGGDASRKRKLLDKQKAGKKRMRQFGKVEIPQEAFVAALKMDGDQ; translated from the coding sequence ATGATATCACGTGATAAAATCCGCAACTTCTCCATCGTCGCGCACATCGACCATGGTAAGTCCACACTCGCCGACCGTTTAATTCAGGTTACAGGCGGTTTGACCGAACGCGAAATGACTGCACAAGTCCTCGACTCAATGGATATTGAGCGCGAACGCGGGATCACGATTAAAGCCCAAACAGTGCGTTTGGATTATACGGCTGAGGATGGTGAAACATACATTCTCAACCTTATGGACACCCCTGGACATGTCGACTTCACTTATGAAGTGTCGCGTTGTCTAAATGCGTGTGAAGGCTCCCTTCTTGTTGTAGATGCATCCCAAGGTGTGGAAGCGCAAACATTGGCCAATGTGTATCAGGCCATTGACGCAAATCACGAGATTGTGCCCATTCTTAACAAGATCGACCTTCCAGCTGCTGAACCTGAGCGCGTCAAAGAGCAGATTGAGGATGTGATCGGGATTGATGCCTCAGATGCTGTTGAGATGTCTGCCAAGACAGGTCTTGGTGTGCCTGATGTGCTTGAAGCGATTATTAAACGTTTGCCGCCGCCTAAAGATGGCGATGAAAACGCGCCGCTAAAAGCCTCCCTCGTGGATGCCTATTACGACCCGTATATGGGTGTGGTAGTGATTGTGCGCATCATGGACGGTGTGATGAAGAAAAAGCAGCGTGTCAAAATGCTGAAAACTGGCGCAAGCTATGAATTGGACCGCGTTGGTTATTTCCGTCCAGGCCGTTTGCAAGATGCCGATGCCCTTTATCCGGGCGAAGTTGGGTTCTTAACTGCCAGCATTAAAGAAGTTGCCGACTGTGCTGTGGGTGACACGATCACTGACGTTAAAAGGCCATGTGAAGGCGCACTGCCCGGCTTTAAAGAAGTTCAACCAGTTGTGTTTTGCGGCCTTTTCCCTGTGGATGCGGCAGACTTTGACGACCTTCGTAATGCTATGGGAAAATTGCGCCTCAATGATGCAAGTTTTTCATGGGAAATGGAAAGCTCTGCTGCGCTAGGCTTTGGTTTCCGTTGTGGTTTCCTTGGGCTTCTCCACCTGGAGATTATTCAGGAACGCCTGAGCCGTGAATTTGACCTTGACCTGATCGCAACAGCGCCATCTGTGGTCTATGAAATGGAAATGCGCGACGGCTCAATGATTGAGCTGCACAATCCTGCCGACATGCCCGATGTGATGCAGATTATGGAAATCCGCGAGCCTTGGATTTCTTCAACCATCATGACACCAGATGAGTATCTGGGCGGCATTCTAAAGCTTTGTCAGGAGCGCCGAGGTCTCCAGACTGATCTTTCATATGTGGGCACACGCGCCATGGTGAAATATGAATTACCACTGAATGAAGTGGTGTTTGATTTCTATGACCGTTTGAAGTCCATCTCTAAAGGGTACGCTTCGTTTGACTATCAGGTCAAAGAACACCGCGCCGAGGATCTTGTGAAGATGAGCATCCTCGTCAATGAAGAACCTGTGGATGCGTTGTCTATGCTTGTGCACCGCTCGCGCGCCGAAGGGCGTGGCCGTGCGATGTGTGAACGTTTGAAAGATCTTATTCCGCGTCACCAGTTTAAAATCCCTATTCAGGCAGCCATTGGGGGCAAGGTGATTGCCCGTGAAACCATTGCGGCGATGCGTAAGGATGTGACGGCCAAATGTTATGGGGGTGATGCCTCCCGTAAGCGCAAACTATTGGACAAACAAAAAGCCGGTAAGAAACGCATGCGCCAATTTGGTAAAGTGGAAATCCCACAAGAAGCCTTTGTGGCCGCCCTTAAAATGGACGGGGATCAGTAG
- a CDS encoding GNAT family N-acetyltransferase yields MRAVSLSFRDALNDDAGRLTTIGRETFSETFGMLYKHEDLQSFLDENFTVEKQLKEIQDPEIEIRIAAMRTKTIAYAKLGPVKLPIEHDPETSLELHRLYVRQEGQGVGVGRILLTWAIEQARQRGAKSIYLGVWENNQRAISVYETRNFEKIGNYKFPVGNTLDNEVIMRKKL; encoded by the coding sequence TTGCGTGCAGTTTCCCTAAGTTTTAGAGACGCCCTCAACGATGATGCTGGGCGTCTCACCACGATTGGTCGTGAGACCTTTTCAGAAACTTTTGGTATGCTGTATAAGCATGAGGACCTTCAAAGCTTTTTAGATGAGAATTTCACAGTAGAGAAACAGCTCAAAGAAATTCAAGATCCCGAGATTGAAATACGCATTGCCGCGATGCGCACAAAAACAATAGCTTATGCAAAATTAGGCCCAGTAAAGCTGCCTATAGAGCACGACCCAGAAACATCATTGGAACTTCACCGCCTCTATGTTCGTCAAGAAGGACAAGGCGTCGGTGTTGGGCGGATATTGCTAACATGGGCGATTGAACAAGCACGGCAACGCGGTGCCAAATCAATCTATCTTGGCGTTTGGGAAAACAACCAACGCGCCATTTCCGTGTATGAGACACGCAATTTTGAAAAAATAGGTAATTACAAATTTCCAGTCGGCAATACTCTGGATAATGAAGTTATCATGCGTAAAAAATTATAA
- a CDS encoding ion transporter has translation MSMRASLYRHLEPSVRDKGISPLNLFLIALVLVSFLTFSLETEKTFSVEFRNQLAVFNILVLAIFALEYIARVWVAGENQNFKGIKGRMSYMLTPFALTDLLAFLPELIALIITAGDARAIAALKALRLFRLLKLARFVPAFGMLWSALKRSGAQLAVALIVALALIYVSAIVIYFIEGDIQPEAFGSIPRATWWAVATLTTVGYGDSYPITVAGKIFAGIIALAGIGVVALPAGIFASAVSDEVDERAQQKKRNKG, from the coding sequence ATGAGCATGCGTGCGAGCCTCTATAGACATCTTGAACCATCGGTACGCGATAAGGGAATATCGCCTCTCAACCTATTTTTGATTGCACTTGTTCTCGTTAGTTTCCTGACCTTTTCATTGGAGACAGAAAAAACCTTTTCAGTTGAATTTCGAAACCAATTGGCTGTTTTCAACATCCTTGTGCTTGCTATCTTTGCGCTAGAATATATTGCGCGAGTGTGGGTTGCCGGTGAAAACCAAAATTTTAAAGGCATCAAAGGACGTATGTCCTATATGCTGACCCCATTCGCGCTAACGGATTTATTGGCCTTCCTGCCTGAACTTATCGCACTGATTATCACAGCAGGTGATGCGCGCGCTATCGCAGCCCTTAAAGCACTGCGTTTATTTAGGCTACTCAAACTAGCACGTTTCGTCCCTGCTTTTGGTATGCTTTGGTCTGCTCTTAAAAGATCTGGTGCACAGCTTGCTGTGGCTCTCATTGTTGCACTCGCGCTAATTTATGTGTCCGCTATCGTCATTTACTTTATCGAAGGCGACATACAGCCAGAAGCATTTGGATCAATCCCGCGCGCAACATGGTGGGCCGTCGCAACACTAACAACTGTCGGCTATGGGGACTCCTACCCTATCACCGTTGCTGGCAAAATATTTGCTGGCATTATCGCACTGGCAGGCATTGGCGTCGTGGCTTTACCAGCTGGTATTTTTGCATCTGCGGTGTCGGATGAAGTTGATGAACGCGCGCAACAGAAAAAACGCAATAAGGGCTAA